A part of Melittangium boletus DSM 14713 genomic DNA contains:
- the ybaK gene encoding Cys-tRNA(Pro) deacylase — translation MKTNAARILDSLGVAYTLRDYDVDLEDLSAESVAAKVGMPPEQVFKTLVARGDRTGVLMAVVPGNGELDLKALARLSGDRKVDTVPLKELQPLTGYIRGGCTAIGGKKDYPVFVDETIELFDVIAVSAGVRGTQLVLAPADYLRVTKAKVGPISRDKA, via the coding sequence ATGAAGACGAACGCGGCGCGCATCCTCGATTCGCTCGGCGTGGCCTACACGCTGCGCGACTACGACGTGGACCTGGAGGACCTGTCCGCCGAGTCGGTGGCCGCCAAGGTGGGGATGCCGCCCGAGCAGGTCTTCAAGACGCTCGTGGCGCGGGGAGATCGCACCGGCGTGCTCATGGCCGTGGTCCCCGGCAACGGGGAGCTGGATCTCAAGGCGCTCGCGCGGCTGAGCGGAGACCGCAAGGTGGACACCGTGCCGCTCAAGGAATTGCAGCCGCTCACGGGCTACATCCGTGGGGGCTGCACGGCCATCGGCGGCAAGAAGGACTACCCGGTGTTCGTGGACGAGACGATCGAGCTGTTCGACGTCATCGCCGTGTCCGCGGGCGTGCGCGGCACGCAGCTCGTCCTCGCGCCCGCCGACTACCTGCGCGTCACGAAGGCCAAGGTGGGGCCCATCTCGCGCGACAAGGCGTGA
- a CDS encoding alkaline phosphatase PhoX: MSFVQSRKWTRREGRWALAPLTALALCACSGDAGAPGPKGDTGGQGPAGNGKSLHFTPINAAITPEQKRSVLASPRATVNGQEFSIGYETVLRSGQKLGEHVFGRLTDKSGAPLTNTDGSDFVSPSNDFSALLQVDGKLFELTQFETTPAAMYLSELSQDAQGKLTALSTRPIDFSGVDGFWTPCAGSVSPWNTNLSSEEYPADARAYENATSPASLPSADKAMLRYWGIQDPTQATMDAVRAVYSPYRYGFVVEVAVDGAGTATVRKHYAAGRRALELAYVMPDRRTVYLSDDGTNDGFYMFVASRPGDLSEGQLYAARWYQTSPSGQPRGHADFSWVPLGPSATDAQVQALIDGGIRFSDIFETETQTTEGDCLTAGFRAVFTETGRECLKLKPGQELAASRLESRRYAAYLGATTEFRKTEGITYNAATHRLYISFSEVNKGMINAAAGASPQDLAKVNHVQLAENYCGAVYELVIAPNVKVGSDYVAESASSLIEGVWLADPLSPRPYPADSEYNDKDFTLPVNGKAELKPVNVCGVNGIANPDNLSFIEGYDTLLIGEDSTDGHQNDMVWAYNVVTRELTRVFSTPYGSETTGVYFYPDLNGHAYIKTQIQHPYGESDTDKVGADTSVTQSYTGYIGPLPAMN; encoded by the coding sequence ATGAGCTTCGTGCAGTCGAGGAAGTGGACGCGCCGCGAAGGCCGCTGGGCACTGGCACCCCTGACCGCGCTCGCGCTTTGCGCCTGTAGCGGTGACGCGGGCGCCCCGGGGCCCAAGGGGGACACCGGCGGCCAGGGCCCGGCGGGCAACGGCAAGTCGCTGCACTTCACGCCCATCAACGCCGCCATCACCCCGGAGCAGAAGCGCTCCGTCCTCGCCAGTCCGAGGGCGACGGTGAATGGCCAGGAGTTCTCCATCGGGTACGAGACCGTGCTGCGCTCGGGCCAGAAGCTGGGCGAGCACGTCTTCGGCCGCCTGACGGACAAGAGCGGCGCGCCGCTGACGAACACGGATGGCTCGGACTTCGTTTCCCCGAGCAATGACTTCTCGGCCCTCCTCCAGGTGGACGGCAAGCTCTTCGAGCTCACCCAGTTCGAGACCACGCCCGCGGCGATGTACCTGTCCGAGCTGAGCCAGGACGCCCAGGGCAAGCTCACGGCCTTGTCCACCCGGCCCATCGACTTCTCGGGCGTCGATGGCTTCTGGACGCCGTGCGCTGGCAGCGTGTCTCCCTGGAACACGAACCTGAGCAGCGAGGAGTACCCGGCGGACGCGCGCGCCTACGAGAACGCGACCTCGCCGGCGAGCCTCCCCTCGGCGGACAAGGCGATGCTGCGCTACTGGGGCATCCAGGATCCCACCCAGGCCACCATGGACGCGGTCCGGGCCGTCTATTCGCCCTATCGCTATGGCTTCGTCGTCGAGGTCGCGGTCGACGGAGCGGGCACGGCCACCGTGCGGAAGCACTACGCGGCGGGCCGGCGCGCGCTCGAGCTCGCCTACGTGATGCCGGATCGCCGCACGGTCTACCTGTCCGACGACGGCACCAACGATGGCTTCTACATGTTCGTGGCCAGCCGGCCGGGGGACCTGTCCGAGGGCCAGCTCTACGCGGCGCGGTGGTACCAGACGAGCCCCTCGGGCCAGCCCCGGGGCCATGCGGATTTCTCCTGGGTGCCGCTGGGCCCGAGCGCGACGGACGCCCAGGTCCAGGCGCTGATCGACGGGGGCATCCGCTTCTCGGACATCTTCGAGACCGAGACCCAGACGACGGAGGGCGACTGTCTCACGGCGGGCTTCCGGGCGGTGTTCACCGAGACGGGCCGCGAGTGCTTGAAGCTCAAGCCCGGCCAGGAGCTGGCGGCTTCCCGCCTGGAGAGCCGCCGTTACGCGGCCTACCTGGGTGCCACCACCGAGTTCCGCAAGACCGAGGGCATCACCTACAACGCGGCCACCCACCGGCTCTACATTTCCTTCAGCGAGGTCAACAAGGGGATGATCAACGCCGCGGCGGGGGCCTCGCCGCAGGACCTGGCCAAGGTCAACCACGTGCAGCTCGCGGAGAACTACTGCGGAGCCGTCTACGAGCTGGTCATCGCGCCCAACGTGAAGGTGGGCAGTGACTACGTCGCCGAGTCCGCCTCATCGCTCATCGAGGGCGTGTGGTTGGCGGACCCGCTCAGCCCCCGGCCGTACCCGGCGGACAGCGAATACAACGACAAGGACTTCACCCTCCCCGTCAACGGCAAGGCCGAGCTCAAGCCCGTGAACGTGTGCGGCGTGAACGGCATCGCCAATCCCGACAACCTGAGCTTCATCGAGGGCTATGACACGCTGCTCATCGGAGAGGACTCCACGGACGGGCACCAGAACGACATGGTGTGGGCCTACAACGTCGTCACGCGAGAACTCACCCGCGTCTTCTCCACGCCCTATGGCTCGGAGACGACGGGCGTCTACTTCTACCCGGACCTCAACGGCCACGCGTACATCAAGACGCAGATCCAGCACCCGTATGGCGAGTCCGACACGGACAAGGTGGGCGCGGACACGAGCGTCACGCAGTCGTACACCGGCTACATCGGCCCGCTGCCGGCGATGAACTGA
- a CDS encoding DUF192 domain-containing protein, which yields MSGRGWARALWAVVGLASFQAPEARDKPVAAPTRTGTDVTAKEAVGPKLPRARVLLEGADGVVHGVDVEVAATSDARTRGLMWREELPQGQGMLFIFPGEEEIQAFWMRNTLIPLDLLFINAAGRIVGIVENAAPRSLVRRQVGIPSRYVLEVPGGWCQKTGIKRGGTARFQGLEHIRVSY from the coding sequence ATGAGCGGACGCGGGTGGGCGCGCGCCCTCTGGGCCGTGGTGGGACTCGCGTCCTTCCAGGCGCCCGAGGCCCGGGACAAGCCGGTGGCCGCGCCGACCCGGACGGGGACGGATGTGACGGCGAAGGAAGCGGTGGGGCCCAAGCTGCCCAGGGCCCGGGTGTTGCTCGAGGGCGCGGACGGAGTCGTTCACGGCGTGGACGTGGAAGTGGCCGCCACCTCCGATGCCCGCACGCGCGGATTGATGTGGCGCGAGGAACTGCCCCAGGGCCAGGGCATGCTGTTCATCTTCCCCGGCGAGGAGGAGATCCAGGCCTTCTGGATGCGCAACACGCTCATTCCGCTCGATCTGCTCTTCATCAACGCGGCGGGGCGCATCGTGGGCATCGTGGAGAACGCCGCCCCGCGCTCGCTCGTGCGGCGGCAGGTGGGCATCCCCAGCCGGTACGTGCTCGAGGTCCCCGGCGGTTGGTGCCAGAAGACGGGCATCAAGCGGGGGGGCACCGCCCGGTTCCAGGGCCTGGAGCACATCCGGGTGTCCTACTGA
- a CDS encoding TIGR02266 family protein: MTFSYTPPRMAEQKTGAEHRQFNRAPIELKVDYKKLNSFFADYTKNISKGGTFIKTKKPLPIGTRFLFKLTVPQRDGPFELLGEVVWSQGDAEEPGMGIRFIYNDDRQRGEFEGVVERLMADSLGTQLTEKLLNKQLQME; encoded by the coding sequence ATGACCTTCTCCTATACTCCTCCGCGCATGGCCGAACAGAAGACAGGGGCGGAGCACCGCCAATTCAACCGCGCGCCCATCGAGCTGAAGGTGGACTACAAGAAGCTCAACTCGTTCTTCGCCGACTACACGAAGAACATCTCCAAGGGGGGGACCTTCATCAAGACGAAGAAGCCGCTGCCCATCGGCACGCGCTTCCTGTTCAAGTTGACGGTGCCCCAGCGCGACGGGCCCTTCGAGCTGCTGGGCGAGGTGGTCTGGAGCCAGGGCGACGCGGAGGAGCCCGGCATGGGCATCCGCTTCATCTACAACGACGATCGCCAGCGCGGTGAGTTCGAGGGCGTGGTGGAGCGGCTCATGGCGGACAGCCTGGGCACGCAGCTCACCGAGAAGCTGCTCAACAAGCAGCTCCAGATGGAATGA
- a CDS encoding YybH family protein: MNVRPLLVSALLVLSACGPHFIPGTQIADTRDTRAILEVMERFRSAIEARDAKAIEGLVSKSFRDNSGTEDPQDDLTAGNLAQVLPEMFSRLENPRVDMDIRRVDVKPDGAAVVIYYWNSSWRAPSLLDKPQRDSELEQMVLQKEDGTWRIVSGI, from the coding sequence ATGAACGTCCGTCCGTTGCTTGTCAGTGCCCTGCTGGTGCTCTCGGCCTGTGGGCCCCACTTCATCCCGGGCACGCAGATCGCCGACACCCGGGACACGCGCGCCATCCTCGAGGTGATGGAGCGCTTCCGCTCGGCGATCGAGGCGCGCGACGCCAAGGCCATCGAGGGGCTGGTGTCCAAGTCGTTCCGGGACAACTCCGGCACCGAGGATCCCCAGGACGATCTCACCGCCGGGAACCTCGCCCAGGTGCTCCCGGAGATGTTCTCCCGGCTGGAGAATCCCCGGGTGGACATGGACATCCGCCGGGTGGACGTGAAGCCCGATGGAGCGGCCGTCGTCATCTACTACTGGAACTCGAGCTGGCGCGCGCCGAGCCTGCTCGACAAGCCCCAGCGCGACTCGGAGCTGGAGCAGATGGTGCTCCAAAAGGAAGACGGCACCTGGCGCATCGTCTCCGGCATCTGA
- a CDS encoding homoserine kinase codes for MALYTSLDAAAFTRLAEAYGLGSVREFAGIPQGSINTNYRLVTSAGRFFVRHTTVRSAEDLRFEAGLLSLLNASHFPSPRLVHTRQGVPFLELEGGRVCVFAWLVGEELTREALTAEHLESLGLELGKLHRLGASYMGTRSNPYGAEVVGGWLDGLARHPDAELSSIARELTDDLARAEASRGGLEPRGVIHADIFLDNVKWLGDRVSALFDFEMACQDALALDVAITLNAWCFDAGAYRPELCRALLRGYQVERTLMPVERDNLFGHALFGAVRYTASRIRDFHLSGLPPDKLAPKDFRTYLARARLLVGMGPEGLRALVGL; via the coding sequence ATGGCGCTCTACACCTCGCTCGACGCGGCGGCCTTCACCCGGCTGGCGGAGGCCTATGGCCTGGGCTCCGTGCGCGAGTTCGCGGGCATTCCCCAGGGCTCCATCAACACCAACTACCGGTTGGTGACGAGCGCGGGCCGCTTCTTCGTGCGCCACACCACGGTGCGCTCGGCGGAGGATCTCCGCTTCGAGGCGGGGCTGCTCTCCCTGCTCAACGCGTCGCACTTCCCCTCGCCCCGGCTCGTCCACACGCGCCAGGGTGTGCCCTTCCTGGAGTTGGAGGGCGGCCGGGTGTGCGTCTTCGCGTGGCTCGTGGGCGAGGAGCTCACGCGCGAGGCGCTGACGGCCGAGCACCTGGAGTCCCTGGGCCTGGAGCTGGGCAAGCTGCATCGCCTGGGCGCCTCCTATATGGGGACGCGCTCCAACCCCTATGGCGCCGAGGTGGTGGGCGGCTGGCTGGACGGGCTCGCGCGGCATCCGGACGCCGAGTTGTCCTCCATCGCCCGGGAGCTCACGGACGACCTCGCGCGGGCCGAGGCCTCGCGCGGAGGCCTGGAGCCGCGCGGCGTCATCCACGCGGACATCTTCCTGGACAACGTGAAGTGGTTGGGAGACCGGGTGAGCGCCCTCTTCGACTTCGAGATGGCGTGCCAGGACGCCCTGGCGCTGGACGTGGCCATCACCCTCAACGCGTGGTGCTTCGACGCGGGGGCCTACCGGCCGGAGCTGTGCCGGGCCCTGCTGCGCGGCTATCAGGTGGAGCGCACCCTCATGCCCGTGGAGCGCGACAACCTCTTCGGCCACGCGCTCTTCGGGGCGGTGCGCTACACCGCCAGCCGCATCCGGGACTTCCACCTGTCCGGCCTGCCGCCTGACAAATTGGCACCCAAGGATTTCCGCACCTACCTGGCCCGGGCGCGCCTGCTGGTGGGCATGGGGCCCGAGGGCCTGCGCGCGCTCGTGGGCCTCTGA
- a CDS encoding cellulose synthase produces MAASNANSGGPRDWRKRESPASALAQVGLAAVVLAGAVVYVVHRGGVRQEVDTRFKAARMLAQRDNPADLRQALVELDALLKLDTDARDALALAADVNARLWLEHRQPEAETPARSHLARAEALDSRSGERYATHAWLLLADGKAAAADKYLMDLQRQGAKSPKLSLVEARLLLSRGRLSEARQAFSRAREAAWREPRYAAAHGEALLDEGLYAQATEALKKATTANPEHLRARLTLALAQLYLDTGRDEAQATVEDALRHPEALTPPLAARAHAVRAALALAEGKTDEVLTASDAALAASPDEFHALFLRAQALARNKNPGARAAFEATVARRRTAPLPYLDGARVLQETGDSEGALSLLDAYETTFRDVRVTTAPGKTSSALERDDRYWLTRGQVLEAIAHGEEALVAYDRALAAKGVNRARAQYAKAALLLARGDSTTARPLLAELAPDDGMGTMPEAYEALGRLLFAQGEFSQGCQRHYLGLSRARQQGAPLEALRRQALDVEQRLTDAHQPAMAKAWKSETETLLR; encoded by the coding sequence ATGGCCGCGTCGAATGCGAACTCCGGCGGACCGCGGGACTGGCGCAAGCGCGAGAGCCCGGCCAGCGCGCTGGCGCAGGTGGGACTGGCGGCGGTGGTGCTGGCGGGCGCGGTGGTCTACGTGGTGCACCGGGGCGGCGTGCGCCAGGAGGTGGACACGCGCTTCAAGGCGGCGCGCATGCTCGCCCAGCGCGACAACCCGGCGGACCTTCGTCAGGCCCTGGTGGAGCTGGACGCGCTGCTGAAACTGGACACGGACGCGCGAGACGCCCTGGCGCTGGCGGCGGACGTGAACGCCCGTCTGTGGCTCGAACACCGTCAGCCCGAGGCGGAGACTCCGGCCCGCTCGCACCTCGCGCGCGCCGAGGCGTTGGACTCGCGCTCCGGCGAGCGCTACGCCACCCATGCGTGGCTCCTGCTCGCCGATGGCAAGGCCGCGGCGGCGGACAAGTACCTGATGGATCTCCAGCGCCAGGGCGCCAAGAGCCCCAAGCTGTCCCTCGTCGAGGCCCGGCTCCTGCTGTCGCGCGGGAGGCTGTCCGAGGCGCGGCAGGCCTTCTCCCGGGCGCGCGAGGCGGCCTGGCGCGAGCCCCGCTACGCGGCGGCCCATGGCGAGGCCCTGCTCGACGAGGGGCTGTACGCCCAGGCCACCGAGGCCCTCAAGAAGGCCACCACCGCCAACCCCGAGCACCTGCGCGCGCGCCTGACCCTGGCGCTCGCCCAGCTGTACCTGGACACGGGGCGGGACGAGGCCCAGGCGACGGTGGAGGACGCGCTGCGGCACCCGGAAGCCCTCACCCCGCCGCTGGCGGCGCGAGCCCACGCCGTGCGGGCCGCGCTGGCGCTGGCGGAGGGCAAGACGGACGAGGTCCTGACGGCCTCCGACGCGGCGCTCGCGGCGTCCCCGGACGAATTCCATGCCCTCTTCCTGCGCGCCCAGGCCCTGGCGCGAAACAAGAATCCCGGCGCCCGCGCCGCCTTCGAGGCCACGGTGGCGAGGCGGCGCACGGCGCCCCTGCCCTACCTGGACGGCGCGCGGGTGCTCCAGGAAACGGGTGACAGCGAGGGCGCGCTGTCGCTCCTGGATGCCTACGAAACCACCTTCCGCGATGTCCGCGTCACCACCGCGCCGGGCAAGACATCGAGCGCCCTGGAGCGGGATGATCGCTACTGGCTCACGCGGGGACAGGTGCTGGAGGCCATCGCCCACGGAGAGGAGGCCCTGGTGGCGTATGACCGGGCCCTGGCCGCCAAGGGCGTGAACCGGGCCCGTGCGCAATACGCGAAGGCGGCGCTGCTGCTCGCCCGGGGGGACTCCACCACCGCCCGGCCCCTGCTCGCGGAATTGGCACCGGACGACGGCATGGGGACGATGCCCGAGGCGTACGAGGCCCTGGGCCGACTGCTCTTCGCCCAGGGGGAGTTCTCCCAGGGCTGTCAGCGGCACTACCTCGGGCTGAGCCGCGCCCGGCAGCAGGGCGCGCCCCTGGAGGCGCTGCGGCGCCAGGCGCTGGACGTGGAGCAGCGGCTGACGGACGCCCATCAGCCCGCCATGGCCAAGGCCTGGAAGAGCGAGACGGAGACGCTGCTGCGCTAA
- a CDS encoding cyclic nucleotide-binding domain-containing protein: MNESSLRELGLDLLEDRQFERALAVFAEAVRRVPADHRARMLAARCLSELGERERAVTVYHACAEGLLRRDYLLSAMAACKLGLELAPQERRLRDTLVRLHARASRSAAGRASVPPPLPPETLYDGKVETDLMGMSGEELSDRAIEVLAAPDPGGSANPDDRPPLPLFAELELDAFIDLVIRMGYRSFKSEEVVSAEGDSSDRLDVIVAGKAEVTRKVGGEERTLGFLGGGSIFGELSLLTGAPPTATVTAVVEMEVFELRREHLNAVAKNFPSVPQVLAQFAHKRMERNLTATSPLFQPMPESERSALFQRFSFRALQPGEQVLVEGEHSPGLFLVLAGELVVQKEDPAGGAVRLGVLREGEVAGEISLLTGLRATATVVSSRKTATAFLARTAFHELVKAYPHIQKYLEQLSDRRLKQIGEALRPAEILDADELLETDGQAAP, translated from the coding sequence ATGAACGAGTCATCGCTGCGGGAGCTGGGGCTGGATCTGCTGGAGGACCGTCAATTCGAGCGTGCCCTGGCGGTGTTCGCCGAGGCGGTGCGCCGGGTCCCCGCGGATCACCGCGCCCGGATGCTGGCGGCCCGGTGTCTGTCGGAGCTGGGCGAGCGCGAGCGCGCCGTCACCGTCTACCACGCCTGCGCGGAGGGGCTGCTGCGGCGCGACTACCTGCTGTCCGCGATGGCGGCCTGCAAGCTGGGCCTGGAGCTGGCCCCGCAGGAGCGGCGGTTGCGCGACACGCTGGTGCGGCTGCACGCGCGCGCCTCGCGCAGCGCCGCGGGACGTGCCTCGGTGCCGCCGCCGCTGCCCCCCGAGACGCTCTACGACGGCAAGGTGGAGACGGACCTGATGGGCATGTCGGGCGAGGAGCTGAGCGACCGCGCCATCGAGGTGCTCGCCGCGCCGGACCCGGGCGGCTCCGCCAACCCGGATGATCGGCCGCCCCTGCCGCTCTTCGCCGAGCTGGAGCTGGACGCCTTCATCGACCTCGTCATCCGCATGGGCTACCGCTCCTTCAAGTCCGAGGAGGTGGTGAGCGCGGAGGGCGACAGCTCGGATCGGCTGGACGTCATCGTCGCGGGCAAGGCCGAGGTGACGCGCAAGGTGGGGGGCGAGGAGCGCACGCTGGGCTTCCTCGGAGGCGGCTCCATCTTCGGCGAGCTGTCGCTGCTCACGGGCGCGCCTCCCACCGCCACGGTGACGGCGGTGGTGGAGATGGAGGTGTTCGAGCTGCGGCGCGAGCACCTCAACGCCGTGGCCAAGAATTTCCCCTCGGTGCCGCAGGTGCTCGCCCAGTTCGCGCACAAGCGCATGGAGCGCAACCTCACCGCCACCTCGCCCCTGTTCCAGCCCATGCCCGAGTCCGAGCGCTCCGCGCTCTTCCAGCGCTTCTCCTTCCGGGCCCTGCAGCCCGGCGAGCAGGTGCTGGTGGAGGGTGAGCACTCCCCGGGCCTGTTCCTCGTGCTGGCCGGTGAGCTGGTGGTGCAGAAGGAGGACCCCGCCGGAGGCGCCGTGCGCCTGGGCGTGCTGCGCGAGGGCGAGGTGGCCGGGGAGATCTCCCTGCTCACGGGCCTGCGCGCCACGGCCACGGTGGTGTCCTCGCGCAAGACGGCCACGGCCTTCCTCGCGCGCACGGCCTTCCACGAGCTGGTGAAGGCGTACCCGCACATCCAGAAGTACCTGGAGCAGCTGTCCGACCGCCGGCTCAAGCAGATCGGCGAGGCGCTGCGTCCCGCGGAGATCCTCGACGCGGACGAGCTGCTGGAGACGGACGGTCAGGCCGCGCCATGA
- a CDS encoding FHA domain-containing protein, translating to MPPPSRPPSRRSSSDSQGHESQDNTRIRSQLRTPSGDSHEQARGYEDSGEAGDEEFDESELAQDDDNSESTRAGPPLTLEIIEGPDQGRRKRFRSVRMVIGRGQDCDFTLSDQSVSRRHVELVYGGSSGVMLRDLVSGNGTRVNDTRVEDVLLNHDDVIHIGRTKLRFIDELERLKRKRLAVEEAERKQKEEDERAEREAQEAAEAARKAEEEAAAKAAAAEAAAAQDPSTVKMGTPVPSGDGQTQVRALRDIPRREARKNDPLRLAVAGVLVLVLALIGGGVLFVKRGPPPPPPVSLKKEKATRMLQEARNAFRRGDYAEAVNLATEADSLFPGVSTDGFLQAARTELSIVEAFTRVRTLLAEGQLDEAGTLLDATPHGTAQSTEETRTKLEAELAEARLAAQVKQVEDALAARDPKAARALIALLPVDQQVTYLGKVAELEAELAQEATDSAAQERNRRAAAARRAQEERAAFILAAFLPVQTRFDAGDYSRAALECDRVIDGNSDDKEIRDRARLLKKLIPEFARYYQDAQRKMQANSLEAAARPLRSAAELYQRIGFKSPLGDSINGQLAKTSVVAGKGALARNDLVGATGFFKEALRLDPGDTAALDGLDAIQARLETVYRQAYMQRDRDPERSLETFRMVSRLAAEGSEVKSRADAQLQEVSP from the coding sequence ATGCCTCCCCCCAGCCGCCCTCCTTCCCGTAGATCCTCGTCTGATTCCCAGGGACACGAGTCGCAGGACAACACCCGCATCCGCTCCCAGCTGCGCACGCCGTCTGGCGATTCGCATGAGCAAGCGCGGGGTTATGAGGACAGCGGGGAGGCGGGCGACGAGGAGTTCGACGAGTCGGAGCTGGCCCAGGACGACGACAATTCGGAATCCACGCGGGCCGGGCCTCCCCTGACTCTGGAGATCATCGAGGGACCGGATCAGGGCCGGCGCAAGCGCTTCCGGAGCGTGCGCATGGTCATCGGCCGCGGCCAGGACTGCGATTTCACGCTCTCGGACCAGTCCGTCTCGCGCCGCCACGTGGAGCTGGTGTACGGCGGCTCGAGCGGGGTGATGCTGCGCGACCTCGTCAGCGGCAACGGCACCCGGGTGAACGACACGCGCGTGGAGGACGTGCTCCTCAACCACGACGATGTCATCCACATTGGCCGCACGAAGCTGCGCTTCATCGATGAGCTGGAGCGCCTCAAGCGCAAGCGGCTCGCGGTGGAGGAAGCCGAGCGCAAGCAGAAGGAGGAGGACGAGCGGGCGGAGCGCGAGGCGCAGGAGGCCGCCGAGGCCGCGCGCAAGGCGGAGGAGGAAGCCGCCGCCAAGGCCGCCGCCGCCGAGGCCGCCGCCGCGCAGGATCCTTCCACGGTGAAGATGGGCACCCCGGTCCCGAGCGGTGACGGGCAGACGCAGGTGCGCGCCCTCCGGGACATTCCCCGCCGCGAGGCGCGCAAGAACGATCCCCTGCGCCTGGCGGTGGCGGGCGTGCTCGTGTTGGTGCTCGCCCTGATTGGCGGAGGTGTGCTCTTCGTGAAGCGGGGCCCCCCGCCGCCACCGCCCGTCAGCCTCAAGAAGGAAAAGGCCACGCGCATGCTGCAGGAGGCGCGCAACGCCTTCCGGCGCGGTGACTACGCCGAGGCGGTGAACCTGGCCACCGAGGCGGACTCGCTCTTTCCGGGCGTGAGCACGGATGGCTTCCTGCAGGCGGCGCGCACGGAGCTGTCCATCGTGGAGGCGTTCACCCGGGTGCGCACGCTCCTGGCCGAGGGCCAGCTCGACGAGGCGGGCACCCTGCTGGACGCCACGCCCCATGGCACCGCGCAGAGCACCGAGGAGACGCGCACGAAGCTCGAGGCCGAGCTGGCCGAGGCGCGACTCGCCGCCCAGGTGAAGCAGGTGGAGGACGCCCTGGCGGCGCGGGATCCCAAGGCCGCGCGGGCGCTCATCGCCCTGTTGCCCGTGGATCAGCAGGTGACGTACCTGGGCAAGGTGGCGGAGCTGGAGGCGGAGCTCGCCCAGGAGGCCACGGACTCGGCCGCCCAGGAGCGCAACCGGCGCGCCGCCGCGGCTCGCCGGGCCCAGGAGGAGCGCGCGGCCTTCATCCTCGCCGCCTTCCTCCCCGTGCAGACGCGCTTCGACGCGGGTGACTACTCGCGCGCGGCGCTCGAGTGTGACCGGGTCATCGACGGCAACTCGGATGACAAGGAGATCCGCGACCGGGCCCGTCTGCTCAAGAAGCTCATCCCCGAGTTCGCGCGCTACTACCAGGACGCCCAGCGCAAGATGCAGGCGAACTCGCTGGAGGCCGCGGCGCGCCCGCTGCGCTCGGCGGCGGAGCTGTACCAGCGCATCGGCTTCAAGAGCCCGCTCGGGGACTCCATCAACGGCCAGCTCGCGAAGACGTCCGTGGTGGCGGGCAAGGGCGCCCTGGCGCGCAACGATCTGGTGGGGGCCACGGGCTTCTTCAAGGAGGCCCTGCGCCTGGACCCGGGTGACACCGCCGCCCTGGATGGCCTGGACGCCATCCAGGCGCGCTTGGAGACGGTGTACCGGCAGGCCTACATGCAGCGCGATCGGGATCCCGAGCGCTCCCTGGAGACGTTCCGGATGGTCTCCCGGCTCGCCGCGGAGGGCTCCGAGGTGAAGAGCCGGGCGGACGCGCAACTTCAGGAGGTCTCTCCCTAG